CTTTTAACCACGCTAACCATTGTGCAACGGTCCTTACTTGATCTGATAGGAAACCAGATACCCTCTCAGGCTCCTTCATTTTTTTTCATAGACATCCAACCGGACCAACATTCCCAATTTGAGGACGTGCTACAACAACAATTCCCGGATTCACCCTATAATTTAGTTCCGGTTGTGAGGTCTCGTCTCACCGCCATCAACGGAAAACCCATCGATCCGGAAGAGCATAAAGGCCAACGAAACGGATGGTATTTCACCAGGGAATACGTCTTGACGACATCCCGGAATCTTCCAAAAGATAACGTCCTCACGGAGGGGCAATGGTGGGATCACACCAACCCATCAGACGCAGATGGTGCGATGAATACGCCCTCAGATTTCCCCTTGGTCTCCGTGGAGAAAGAGGCCGCCAAAAACCTGGGGCTCACCCTAGGCTCAACCCTGACGTTGGATATTCAAGGGGTACCACTTGTCGCAAAAGTGGGCAGTCTTCGACAGGTCGATTGGGGGAGCTTTTCCATAAATTTTTTCATGATTCTCCAGCCTGGCTCTTTTGACGGTGCCCCGTTCACCTACATCGCCACAACCAGAGTGCCACCAACTCTCGAGGTCCCCTTACAGCAAGCCATCGTCGCCGTCCTGCCTAATGTCACAGCCATCAAGGTGGGAGATGTGCTGGAGAGTATTGGTCGGATCTTTCACCAATTGGCCCTGGGGATCCAAGCCTTGGCTTTTCTATGTCTGGTCACCGGCGGCGTAGTCATGATTGCGGCGATTTCCATTAACCGGTACCGGCGTCTTCATGAATTGGCAATCGTGAAAGCCCTGGGAGCAAGTCGCGGGCTACTGGTATTTTCGCTGGGAGTTGAATTCGGTGTCATTGGAGCCTTTGCAGGCCTGGTTGGACTAGGATTGGGGTGTCTCCTCTCCTGGTCTCTCTTGTACTTCTTTTTTGACCTGACCTGGACCGTCGATCTCCTCGTATTGAGCACAGGCTTGCTTTTGACAATTTTACTATGCCTCGCGACGGGCTTTCTTGGAACATACCGGTTGCTGGGCTTCCCTCCTCTGTCCGTACTCCGTCAAGAATAAATCCCGTCCAAAAGATTGTGGTGTTCTTCCAAAACCACACCTGTGCCTGATGCTTTCCCACTTCTAGATAAACCTCTCCTACGAGTTATCCATTTAGATACAGACTGTATGGTGTTGAGTAACAACCTGTCCCACAACTGATGCCCTAATACCTCATCCTTTTTTCATTTTTTAAAGAATTTCAAAACCCATTATAAAAATTTTTCTCTCCATTCATCAGTATTTCAATGAGTTATATACATGATACCCTTAAACTGATCCCTCGTTTTCTCTTTGGGTACATTCTTTGCTTTGTAACATGGCAAACACAAAACATATGGGGGAAGCCATGGAAATTATTTTAGCCATCTGTGTCACAGGCCTTGGAATCTTCGGAGGAATGCTCGTCATTTGGAATGGTCAGAACTTTGTAACTTCTAAGGCACCTGGCAATTCCCACACACGGTAGAGAGATGAGCCTTCTTTGAGTGATTTCACCAACGGTGAACCAACCCTCAAGGGGCTCGATCCATCAGAATGGTGGATTCAGTCATAGGATAAAAAAGGAGATCTTGATGTCAAAAAACATACTCATTATTGATGACGATAATATGAGTCGCGGATTGCTCCGGATGGTCCTGGAATACGATGGATGTCATTGCGTGGAGGCCGAAAACGGAGCCAGAGGGTTATCACTGCTTGAATCAAAAGCTTTTGACATTGTGATTCTGGATAATGCGATGCCCGTCATGACCGGCATGGATTTTTTGGACCGGTTACAGCATCTCCCACGCAAACCGGACATCCCCATCATTATGGTGACCGGGTTCCTCAATCCCGTAGTCCGCGAAAACGCCACCCGCTTA
Above is a window of Candidatus Nitrospira neomarina DNA encoding:
- a CDS encoding response regulator — its product is MSKNILIIDDDNMSRGLLRMVLEYDGCHCVEAENGARGLSLLESKAFDIVILDNAMPVMTGMDFLDRLQHLPRKPDIPIIMVTGFLNPVVRENATRLGAYAIIGKPYDFGELRAIVTQLCPSAGSKQSHSFVVANMSQTYSPPPA